A genomic stretch from Gopherus flavomarginatus isolate rGopFla2 chromosome 3, rGopFla2.mat.asm, whole genome shotgun sequence includes:
- the LOC127047809 gene encoding uncharacterized protein LOC127047809 has translation MRRGHERDALQCRVKIKELRSAYCKAREGNCRSGAAPTTCRFYKELDAILGYDPTANPRSTMESSKQGEVGDGVEDGDSEATGVEGDTPESQDTCSQDLFSSPEEASQSQQLEADGEEEAEDRACGTLTTAAVSPPSRRLQNLRCNPRKSKEELIKSVLSHYNRESRKTEEWRSSVQEWRKTVHEWKQTESRRKELCRQTESRRKELSAKKTTKQMISLLSRQTESFESLVAMQTNMYRANPQPSQSPLPCHPVYSQNNFLQQPVPYYPQLPPTPIRSPTSPDNYNSYPVHSTPIILQHSNAEVQQTVNIDQNRT, from the exons atgagaaggggccatgaacgagACGCCTTGCAGTGcagagtaaaaattaaggagctgaggagtgcgtactgcaaagcccgtgagggaaattgccgctcaggagctgcccccacaacctgcaggttttacaaggagctggatgccatacttgggtatGACCCCACCgcgaatcctaggagcacgatggagagttcaaagcagggagaagtgggggatggtgtagaggacggagacagtgaggctactggcgtggagggagacaccccagagtcccaggacacatgcagccaggatctcttctccagcccggaggaggctagccagtcgcagcagctggaagctgatggtgaggaggaagctgaggatcgtgcttgTG GGACCTTAACTACTGCAGCTGTATCACCgccctcacgtaggttgcagaacttgagatgcaatcctaggaaatcaaaagaggaattgatcaagtctgttctgagccactacaacagggaaagtaggaagacagaggaatggagaagcagTGTACAGGAGTGGAGAAAGACTGTACATGAATGgaagcaaacagaaagcaggagaaaggaattgtgtaggcaaacagaaagcaggagaaaggaattgtctgccaaaaaaacaacaaagcagatgataagcctcctgtctcgccaaactgagtctttcgagtctcttgtagccatgcagacaaatatgtaccgtgctaacccacagccctcccaaagccctcttccttgtcaCCCTGTATattcacaaaacaactttctccagcagccagttccttattatccccagctgcccccaacacctataagatcacctactagccctgataactataattcttaccctgttcactccacccccatcattctgcagcatagtaatgctGAAGTGCAACAGACAGTGAatattgatcaaaataggacatag